TCGCCCTCATAGCTCTctcttttcagtatttttctaGCTGttcttttgtgttcatttttctatatGAGAATTTTAGAGTCAATGCATGTAGCTCTCTAAGCAAAAGTGTTTTCTCTGGTCCCTTTACGTCCAAGCTTCTTAAAAGACCGTTTAATACTGATTTTAATTCCTCTCCATTTCCTTCTTTAGTCCTCTCAAAGATTCCTTTGTCCATTGTGATCacattaaatttgtaaatttgaGTACAATTAAAATAACTCTGCCAAAAATATGTCAGTAACTGATTCCTCTGCAGTGATTTTGATTTAATCAGATTGAcgtaaattttctaatttatcagccttttatttttgagaaggatttttctttttttttttttttggcagaagaCAGTGTCTAGAAGCAGTTGAAAAGCATTTTTCACGTATttgtgaaataatatattttaaatactgaccagtgttcaatttttattttagatttccaTGGTGTCAGTGATTCATATTCCTGATAGGACTTATAAACTATCCTGCAGAATATTGTATCAATATTTACTCTTGGCTCAAGGTCAATTTCATGATCTTAAGGTAAGTCGTACTCTGTAGTCTTATCTCTGTCTCTTTTGTTTACAGAGTTTCAAAGAATGGCCATTTATGAAAAGatgattatatttttcagttaataATTATAGAAGATAACTAACTATTCTTTGCAATTGAATTTGCTAGCTCATAAATTTTGAGCCGCTTCTTATGACCCCCAGTTTTAAAGAGTAATTGTTATTTATAataatctttaaatttatttctttgattttcagCAACTTTTCATGTCTGCAAATAATTTCACTCCCTCCAACAATTcctcttcagaagaaaaaaacacagacaGAAGTTTGTTGGAAAAGGTGGGACTCTCTGAAAGTGAAGTTGAGCCATCGGAAGAGAACAGCAAGGACTGTGTTGTTTGCCAGAATGGGACTGTGAACTGGGTGCTCTTACCATGCAGACACACATGCCTGTGTGATGGCTGTGTGAAGTATTTTCAGCAGTGCCCAATGTGCAGGCAGTTTGTTCAGGAATCTTTTGCACTTTGCAGTCAAAAAGAGCAAGATAAAGACAAACTGAAGACTCTTTGAAGACATTGTAACACTGAAAAGTACACTTTCTACTAAACATGCAGAAATTGATGATCTTGGAATTCATCATAACATGGAATCTATTGTACTGACCATCAATGAAAATTCTATTTTAACTTCCTATTTGTATGGTACTTGGatgataaaaattaattattcctTTCTGCTTAGTGAATGAATATTGGAATCCACCTGTGTTGATACATAAAAATTCATTCAACTCTTGAAAAGAATCTAAGAGTTTGGCCTTTTGTTAGCTAGATTTCCTCTCATGTTAATTAGAAAAATCATTCTGAAAGGCAATCCATTGAAAATTTGAGGAGGTTAAAGTCTTAAGATCGCTAAATGTTTTACCTTTGATGTAATCTGGAGTGCAATTAAGAAAAAACTTAATTCTACTTAAAGTAATTGTGTGTTCCCTAGTTTATACAAAGGAGTTGGAATGAGCTTCTTTAAATCTTTTCTTGAAATAACAGTTTTTATAAATATCCATCTGTTTGGTTTCTAATGTCCCTTATTATAGTTACATAAATACAGGTCATAGTTTTTAAATATAGGTTCTTAAATCATAAATACAAGATATAATTCTTGACTGTTCTCAGTGTATTATAAAATGATACTCATCTATAGGAGGCAGATATATAAAATTTGGATAATAAGATTTTTTggataattaaatttattaaattgatAGTCAAGTGTGATTAGATTAGCAGAATGTGATCTACCAGGGAAGATCTGTGAGACCTTTAATGCCTTACCTTAGATTTCTGCCTGCACAGCAAATCCATCCAGAACcgaggtgggaggtggaggttatagagCTAGAAAAGTcactaaaagaaacaaataactatttttttctagtgtatttttattccaaataaaCCCCGTATCCTTCTGAATAGTAAATTACTTTGTTCATCCATTGTTCTGTCTTTGTAAGAATTGAGAAACTTGGTAGGCAGAAAGACCCCACCCTTTTCTCTTTCCAAGataactaaaagaaaaaggtaaatcaGAGCTTTCCATGTTTTCAGTGAGAATTATCATAACTCACCAAGAAAGCAGATCATGGCAAATAAACTGTGACCTTCAGGGAGATTTTTCAAGCCTCTTTTTGTCCTGTTTGTATTAAGAATAATGCCTTACCTTtgtatctgtatttttatataattccattccaaccaGGTATAGCACTCTGAAGAAGACATTATCTATTCTCCATTATATAAACCAAATCAAACTTTCATCTACATTCACTAGCTATGTAATAAATACCTTCTAGGAGCCAGATACTTGTTGAGAGTCTGGGCTACAAAGAATCAGGCAAGACTCCTGATGTCAGATATTTGAGCATAAAAAGAGCATTGATGGCTAATTAGAACCCCCCTACTTGCCgcccccctgccctgccccgaAGTTCCTAAGACTCTGTTCCAACCCTGCCACTGGAAGCAGGATAGTCCAAAGCTGCAGTCCCTGCTGCCCTTAACTAGCAGTATAACAATCTTGAAAACTCTCTTTGTCATGTAAATTGGGGGAATATTCAGACTCCATCCTAGCTCCGCTGCCTCTCTATAGATCTCTTTGTACCTTAACTGTCCTAGACACATAGTGGGTTTCTCATCAGAAGTAGACTCCACCAAGGCTGCATTCTTATTCCATGTTTCATAACTTcatttgtagtaaaatatacatatataaaacttaccattttaaccatttttaagtgtaaaattagttgacattaattacattcacattgttttgcaacATTCACCAgtatccatctccagaatttttcatcatcccaaactgaaaccccatacccattaaacaataactacCCATTCTCCCTCCcgccagcctctggcaaccaccattctattttctgtccctataaatttgactattctaggtacttcatgtaagtggaatcatacaatatccTTTTGTGTCTGTCTAAACTTACcatttcttttggcttaggattgacttggcgatgcgggctcttttttggttccatatgaactttaaagtagttttttccaattctgtgaagaaagtcattggtagcttgatggggatggcattgaatctgtaaattaccttgggaaggatggccattttcatgatattgattcttcctacccatgagcatggaatgttcttccatttgtttgtatcctcttttatttccttgagcagtggtttgtagttctccttgaagaggtctttcacatcccttgtaagttggattcctaggtattttattctctttgaagcaattgtgaatgggagttcactcatgatttggctctctgtttgtctgttattgatgtataagaatgcttgtgatttttgcacattgattttgtatcctgagactttgctgaagttgcttatcagcttaaggagattttgggctgagacaatggggttttctagatatactatcatgtcatctgcaaacagggacaatttgacttcctcttttcctaattgaatacccttgatttccttctcctgcctaattgccctggccagaacttccaacactatgttgaatagaagtggtgagagagggcatccctgtcttgtgccagttttcaaagggaatgcttccagtttttgcccattcagtatgatattggctgtgggtttgtcataaatagctcttattattttgagatacgtcccatcaattcctaatttattgagagtttttagcatgaagggttgttgaattttgtcaaaggccttttctgcatctattgagataatcatgtggtttttgtctttcgttctgtttatatgctggattacatttattgatttgcgtatattgaaccagccttgcatcccagggatgaagcccacttgatcatggtggataagctttttgatgtgctgctggattctgtttgccagtattttattgaggatttttgcatcaatgttcatcaaggatattggtctaaaattctctttttttgttgtgtctctgccaggctttggtatcaggatgatgctggcctcataaaatgatttagggaggattccctctttttctattgattggaatagtttcagaaggaatggtaccagctcctccttgtacctctggtagaattcggctgtgaacccatctggtcctggactttttttggttggtaagctattgattattgccacaatttcagctcctgtttttggtctattcagagattcaacttcttcctggtttagtcttgggagggtgtatgtgttgaggaatttatccatttcttctagattttctagtttatttgcatagaggtgtttgtaatattctctgatggtagtttgtatttctgtgggatcggtggtgatatcccctttatcattttttattgcatctatttgattcttctctctttttttctttattaatcttgctagcggtctatcaattttgttgatcctttcaaaaaaccagctcctggattcatttattttttgaagggttttttgtgtctctatttccttcagttctgctctgattttagttatttcttgccttctgctagcttttgaatgtgtttgctcttgcttttctagttcttttaattgtgatgttagggtgtcaattttggatctttcctgctttctcttgtgggcatttagtgctataaatttccctctacacactgctttgaatgcatcccagagattctggtatgttgtgtcttggttctcgttggtttcaaagaacatctttatttctgccttcatttcgttatgtacccagtagtcattcaggagcaggttgttcagtttccacgtagttgagcagttttgagtgagattcttaatcctgagttctagcttgattgcactgtgatctgagagacagtttgttacaatttctgttcttttacatttattgaggagagctttacttccaagtatatggtcaattttggaataggtgtggtgtggtgctgaaaaaaatgtatattctgttgatttggggtggagagttctgtagatgtctattaggtccgcttggtgcagagctgagttcaattcctgggtatccttgttgactttctgtctcgttgatctgtctaatgttgacagtggggtgttaaagtctcccattattaatgtgtgggagtctaagtctctttgtaggtcactcaggacttgctttatgaatctgggtgctcctgtattgggtgcatatatatttaggatagttacctcttcttgttgaattaatccctttaccattatgtaatggccttctttgtctcttttgatctttgttggtttaaagtctgttttatcagagactaggattgcaacccctgcctttttttgttttccatttgcttggtagatcttcctccatccttttattttgagcctatgtgtgtctctgcacgtgagatgggtttcctgaatacagcacactgatgggtcttgagtctttatccaatttgccagtctgtgtcttttaattggagcatttagtccatttacatttaaagttaatattgttatgtgtgaatttgatcctgtcattatgatgttagctggatattttgctcgttagttgatgcagtctcttcctagtctcgatggtctttacatttcggtatgattttgcagtggcaggtaccggttgtgcctttccatgtttagcgcttccttcaggagctcttttagggcaggcctggtggtgacaaaatctctcagcatttgcttgtctgtaaacctgacaaaaacaagaaatggagaaaggattccctatttaataaatggtgctgggaaaactggctagccatatgtagaaagctgaaactggatcccttccttacaccttatacaaaaatcaattcaagatggattaaagacttaaacgttagacctaaaaccataaaaaccctagaagaaaacctaggcattaccattcaggacataggcatgggcaaggacttcatgtctaaaacaccaaaagcaatggcaacaaaagccaaaattgacaaatgggatctaattaaactcaagagcttctgcacagcaaaagaaactaccatcagagtgaacaagcaacctacaaaatgggagaaaattttcgcaacctactcatctgacaaagggctaatatccagaatctacaatgaactccaacaaatttacaagaaaaaaacaaacaaccccatcaaaaagtgggcgaaggacatgaacagacacttctcaaaagaagacatttatgcagccaaaaaacacatgaaaaaatgctcaccatcactggccatcagagaaatgcaaatcaaaaccagaatgagataccatctcacaccagttagaatggcaatcattaaaaagtcaggaaacaacaggtgctggagaggatgtggagaaataggaacacttttacactgttggtgggactgtaaactagttcaacccttgtggaagtcagtgtggcgattcctcagggatctagaactagaaattccatttgacccagccatcccattactgggtatatacccaaaggactataaatcatgctgctataaagacacatgcacacgtatgtttattgcggcattattcacaatagcaaagacttggaaccaacccaaatgtccaacaatgatagactggattaagaaaatgtggcacatatacaccatggaatactatgcagccataaaaaatgatgagttcatgtcctttgtagggacatggatgaaattggaaatcatcattctcagtaaactatcgcaagaacaaaaaaccaaacaccgcatattgtcactcataggtgggaattgaacaatgagaacacatggacacaggaaggggaacatcacacttcggggactgttgtggggtggggggaggggggagggatagcattgggagatatacctaatgctagatgacgagttggtgggtgcagcgcaccagcatggcacatgtatacatatgtaacttacctgcacattgcgcacatgtaccataaaacctaaagtataataataataataataataataataataataataaaagaaaaaaataaaaataaaataaaattgatttaaaaaaaataaaaataaaaaaataaacttaccaTTTCTTAAACATTCATCCATGTCAGCTtacatcagaatttcattccttttaaggctgaataatattccactggatgtgaatgccacattttgttttatctatttatccatcgTTTTCATAACTTAAAGATGACTTGCCTTTAGTTCTTGTTGCAGCTGAAGTAATTGTAAATATGAAGGATTTGGTAGGTTGTCAAGTAAAAACAAGTACACTGATTCCTAGGGGCTTGTGTCAGAATTTGTCAGTAGATGTGAGTAGTGACATTTTGTGAGAACAACTATAAATTTATTTCAATGGAttattagataaaatatttgctttatgtagaTGCTATTTTTCAAAAGTAGCAGCTTTTGGAACCAGGGCAACATCTAAGCAGACTTGACGGGTGAATAGCCACCTCCTCTTTCGGTGACCCTTTCTTCCCAACTTAATGGAGTCCATTGCAAAGCCATATAGTTTAACTGCACCAGGCCTTCAATGCTTCTCAACAATTCTTTAGTTTAATGGACTCCCTACTGAACTCCCAAATAGTTATTTCAGACCTCTCCTACTTTTTTCAACTTCTGTATCCCACTACTATTATATCACCCTCAGTAAAGAACCTTCAAGATGTAGTATGGTGTGGAGGTTATGATGGACCCTGAAGTCAGATAACTTGATTTTTattccagctctgtcacttaatGGCTAGTCACCTTGGAGAAGTTACTTAACCtcactctgcctcagtttccttatctataaagtgaTGATAATAGAACCTGCCCACAGGCAGTTGAGAGGATTACACCCATGAATATGTGTAAAGTGCTTACACTTGTGACCTCCATAGTAA
The genomic region above belongs to Pongo pygmaeus isolate AG05252 chromosome 15, NHGRI_mPonPyg2-v2.0_pri, whole genome shotgun sequence and contains:
- the CGRRF1 gene encoding cell growth regulator with RING finger domain protein 1 isoform X3, with amino-acid sequence MRQVKNPFGVEITNPSSASITTGITLTTDCLEDSLLTCYWGCSVQKLYEALQKHVYCFRISTPQALEDALYSEYLYQEQYFIKKDSKEEIYCQLPRDTKIEDFGTVPRSRYPLVALLTLADEDDREIYDIISMVSVIHIPDRTYKLSCRILYQYLLLAQGQFHDLKQLFMSANNFTPSNNSSSEEKNTDRSLLEKVGLSESEVEPSEENSKDCVVCQNGTVNWVLLPCRHTCLCDGCVKYFQQCPMCRQFVQESFALCSQKEQDKDKLKTL